In Lytechinus variegatus isolate NC3 chromosome 12, Lvar_3.0, whole genome shotgun sequence, a single window of DNA contains:
- the LOC121424857 gene encoding poly(U)-binding-splicing factor PUF60-like isoform X2 has translation MAETNGDSEPVPLMEENHVQEPSPKKIKLELESQPGEQQSSPPSAPQSFEFQFAEQTGPVLAGPGAKKESLLSMPGMPSMMGLPKLSSEQQEAVMRAKKYAMEQSIKSVLVKQTLAHQQQQMSNLQMQAQRQRAIALMCRVYVGSISFELKEDTIRQAFHPFGPIKSINMSWDPITMKHKGFAFVEYDLPEAAQLALEQMNGVMIGGRNIKVGRPSNMPQAQPVVDQIMEEAKNQPRIFVTSIHSDLSADDIKSVFEAFGKIVTCNLPSDSIGGKHKGHGFIEYENMQSASDAISSMNLFDLGGQFLRVGRAITPTTMTAIPAVLTGTGLPPAAAVAAAAATAKIQALDAVTAPAAAAALSMVSGAPTSLINPTALTAAPGLLATPQVGILGMPHAVMASSAAGVITGVTPVRPQIATIPISTAAPGVLTTAPGMTAGLMAPTMAVAATAGITTELPKEEVVETKDAELPQTISEQENMTISGSNARHMVMQKLLRKSDSCVMVLRNMVGVEDLDDDLEGEVTEECGKFGTVNRVVIYQERQGEEEDAEVIVKIFVEFGDPAEAEQAADALNSRWFGGRMVRAEIYDQDKFDSSDLSG, from the exons ATGGCAGAAACAAATGGAGATTCA GAGCCAGTTCCCTTGATGGAAGAAAACCATGTACAAGAACCATCCCCTAAGAAGATCAAGTTAGAGCTGGAGTCACAACCTG GCGAACAGCAGTCCTCACCCCCGTCGGCACCGCAGAGCTTCGAGTTCCAGTTTGCCGAGCAGACGGGGCCGGTGCTCGCCGGCCCTGGCGCTAAGAAAGAGAGCCTGCTGTCGATGCCTGGGATGCCGTCCATGATGGGGCTACCGAAGCTGAGCTCGGAGCAGCAGGAGGCAGTGATGAGAGCTAAGAAGTACGCCATGGAGCAGAGCATCAAGAGTGTGCTGGTCAAACAGACATTAGCACACCAGCAACAG CAAATGTCCAACCTTCAGATGCAAGCCCAGAGGCAGCGTGCCATCGCCCTGATGTGCAGGGTGTATGTCGGCTCTATCAGCTTTGAACTGAAGGAAGACACCATCCGTCAAGCCTTCCATCCCTTCGGTCCCATCAAGAGCATCAACATGTCCTGGGACCCCATCACCATGAAGCACAAGGGATTTGCATTTGTGGAGTATGACCTTCCTGAAGCAGCCCAGCTGGCCCTGGAGCAGATGAACGGTGTCATGATAGGTGGAAGGAATATCAAG GTTGGTCGACCAAGCAATATGCCCCAGGCACAGCCAGTAGTAGACCAAATTATGGAAGAAGCCAAGAATCAGCCGAGGATATTTGTCACATCAATCCATTCAGATCTCTCAGCTGATGATATCAAAAG TGTATTTGAAGCCTTTGGTAAAATTGTAACCTGTAATCTACCATCAGACTCTATTGGAGGAAAACACAA GGGTCATGGGTTTATTGAATACGAGAACATGCAGTCAGCTTCGGATGCCATTTCATCGATGAACCTCTTTGATCTCGGAGGCCAGTTTCTTAGAGTTGGAAGA GCGATTACCCCTACAACAATGACTGCGATTCCCGCTGTTCTTACTGGCACTGGTCTTCCTCccgctgctgctgttgctgccGCCGCTGCTACAGCTAAGATACAG GCCCTCGATGCCGTGACAGCACCAGCTGCAGCTGCAGCTCTCAGCATGGTGAGTGGAGCCCCGACTAGCCTCATCAACCCTACCGCCTTGACAGCTGCTCCCGGACTTCTGGCAACGCCTCAGGTCGGCATCCTGGGTATGCCCCATGCCGTCATGGCAAGTTCAGCAGCTGGAGTTATCACAG GAGTGACACCCGTCAGACCCCAGATTGCTACGATCCCTATCTCCACAGCAGCTCCTGGTGTCCTGACGACGGCCCCCGGGATGACCGCTGGCTTGATGGCCCCCACCATGGCAGTCGCAGCAACGGCCGGTATCACAACGGAACTACCCAAGGAGGAAGTGGTGGAGACGAAAGATGCAGAGCTTCCGCAGACCATCAGCGAGCAGGAGAACATGACGATATCAGGCAGCAACGCAAGGCACATGGTCATGCAGAAATTACTCAGAAAATCAGAC TCATGTGTTATGGTGTTGCGCAACATGGTGGGCGTAGAGGACCTTGACGATGACCTGGAAGGTGAGGTGACGGAAGAATGCGGCAAGTTTGGAACGGTCAACAGAGTGGTCATCTACcaagagagacagggagaggAGGAAGATGCGGAGGTCATCGTCAAAATCTTTGTGGAATTTGGAGATCCAGcag
- the LOC121424857 gene encoding poly(U)-binding-splicing factor PUF60-like isoform X4 encodes MAETNGDSEPVPLMEENHVQEPSPKKIKLELESQPAGEQQSSPPSAPQSFEFQFAEQTGPVLAGPGAKKESLLSMPGMPSMMGLPKLSSEQQEAVMRAKKYAMEQSIKSVLVKQTLAHQQQQMSNLQMQAQRQRAIALMCRVYVGSISFELKEDTIRQAFHPFGPIKSINMSWDPITMKHKGFAFVEYDLPEAAQLALEQMNGVMIGGRNIKVGRPSNMPQAQPVVDQIMEEAKNQPRIFVTSIHSDLSADDIKSVFEAFGKIVTCNLPSDSIGGKHKGHGFIEYENMQSASDAISSMNLFDLGGQFLRVGRAITPTTMTAIPAVLTGTGLPPAAAVAAAAATAKIQALDAVTAPAAAAALSMVSGAPTSLINPTALTAAPGLLATPQVGILGMPHAVMASSAAGVITAPGVLTTAPGMTAGLMAPTMAVAATAGITTELPKEEVVETKDAELPQTISEQENMTISGSNARHMVMQKLLRKSDSCVMVLRNMVGVEDLDDDLEGEVTEECGKFGTVNRVVIYQERQGEEEDAEVIVKIFVEFGDPAEAEQAADALNSRWFGGRMVRAEIYDQDKFDSSDLSG; translated from the exons ATGGCAGAAACAAATGGAGATTCA GAGCCAGTTCCCTTGATGGAAGAAAACCATGTACAAGAACCATCCCCTAAGAAGATCAAGTTAGAGCTGGAGTCACAACCTG CAGGCGAACAGCAGTCCTCACCCCCGTCGGCACCGCAGAGCTTCGAGTTCCAGTTTGCCGAGCAGACGGGGCCGGTGCTCGCCGGCCCTGGCGCTAAGAAAGAGAGCCTGCTGTCGATGCCTGGGATGCCGTCCATGATGGGGCTACCGAAGCTGAGCTCGGAGCAGCAGGAGGCAGTGATGAGAGCTAAGAAGTACGCCATGGAGCAGAGCATCAAGAGTGTGCTGGTCAAACAGACATTAGCACACCAGCAACAG CAAATGTCCAACCTTCAGATGCAAGCCCAGAGGCAGCGTGCCATCGCCCTGATGTGCAGGGTGTATGTCGGCTCTATCAGCTTTGAACTGAAGGAAGACACCATCCGTCAAGCCTTCCATCCCTTCGGTCCCATCAAGAGCATCAACATGTCCTGGGACCCCATCACCATGAAGCACAAGGGATTTGCATTTGTGGAGTATGACCTTCCTGAAGCAGCCCAGCTGGCCCTGGAGCAGATGAACGGTGTCATGATAGGTGGAAGGAATATCAAG GTTGGTCGACCAAGCAATATGCCCCAGGCACAGCCAGTAGTAGACCAAATTATGGAAGAAGCCAAGAATCAGCCGAGGATATTTGTCACATCAATCCATTCAGATCTCTCAGCTGATGATATCAAAAG TGTATTTGAAGCCTTTGGTAAAATTGTAACCTGTAATCTACCATCAGACTCTATTGGAGGAAAACACAA GGGTCATGGGTTTATTGAATACGAGAACATGCAGTCAGCTTCGGATGCCATTTCATCGATGAACCTCTTTGATCTCGGAGGCCAGTTTCTTAGAGTTGGAAGA GCGATTACCCCTACAACAATGACTGCGATTCCCGCTGTTCTTACTGGCACTGGTCTTCCTCccgctgctgctgttgctgccGCCGCTGCTACAGCTAAGATACAG GCCCTCGATGCCGTGACAGCACCAGCTGCAGCTGCAGCTCTCAGCATGGTGAGTGGAGCCCCGACTAGCCTCATCAACCCTACCGCCTTGACAGCTGCTCCCGGACTTCTGGCAACGCCTCAGGTCGGCATCCTGGGTATGCCCCATGCCGTCATGGCAAGTTCAGCAGCTGGAGTTATCACAG CTCCTGGTGTCCTGACGACGGCCCCCGGGATGACCGCTGGCTTGATGGCCCCCACCATGGCAGTCGCAGCAACGGCCGGTATCACAACGGAACTACCCAAGGAGGAAGTGGTGGAGACGAAAGATGCAGAGCTTCCGCAGACCATCAGCGAGCAGGAGAACATGACGATATCAGGCAGCAACGCAAGGCACATGGTCATGCAGAAATTACTCAGAAAATCAGAC TCATGTGTTATGGTGTTGCGCAACATGGTGGGCGTAGAGGACCTTGACGATGACCTGGAAGGTGAGGTGACGGAAGAATGCGGCAAGTTTGGAACGGTCAACAGAGTGGTCATCTACcaagagagacagggagaggAGGAAGATGCGGAGGTCATCGTCAAAATCTTTGTGGAATTTGGAGATCCAGcag
- the LOC121424857 gene encoding poly(U)-binding-splicing factor PUF60-like isoform X5, with protein MAETNGDSEPVPLMEENHVQEPSPKKIKLELESQPAGEQQSSPPSAPQSFEFQFAEQTGPVLAGPGAKKESLLSMPGMPSMMGLPKLSSEQQEAVMRAKKYAMEQSIKSVLVKQTLAHQQQQMSNLQMQAQRQRAIALMCRVYVGSISFELKEDTIRQAFHPFGPIKSINMSWDPITMKHKGFAFVEYDLPEAAQLALEQMNGVMIGGRNIKVGRPSNMPQAQPVVDQIMEEAKNQPRIFVTSIHSDLSADDIKSVFEAFGKIVTCNLPSDSIGGKHKGHGFIEYENMQSASDAISSMNLFDLGGQFLRVGRALDAVTAPAAAAALSMVSGAPTSLINPTALTAAPGLLATPQVGILGMPHAVMASSAAGVITGVTPVRPQIATIPISTAAPGVLTTAPGMTAGLMAPTMAVAATAGITTELPKEEVVETKDAELPQTISEQENMTISGSNARHMVMQKLLRKSDSCVMVLRNMVGVEDLDDDLEGEVTEECGKFGTVNRVVIYQERQGEEEDAEVIVKIFVEFGDPAEAEQAADALNSRWFGGRMVRAEIYDQDKFDSSDLSG; from the exons ATGGCAGAAACAAATGGAGATTCA GAGCCAGTTCCCTTGATGGAAGAAAACCATGTACAAGAACCATCCCCTAAGAAGATCAAGTTAGAGCTGGAGTCACAACCTG CAGGCGAACAGCAGTCCTCACCCCCGTCGGCACCGCAGAGCTTCGAGTTCCAGTTTGCCGAGCAGACGGGGCCGGTGCTCGCCGGCCCTGGCGCTAAGAAAGAGAGCCTGCTGTCGATGCCTGGGATGCCGTCCATGATGGGGCTACCGAAGCTGAGCTCGGAGCAGCAGGAGGCAGTGATGAGAGCTAAGAAGTACGCCATGGAGCAGAGCATCAAGAGTGTGCTGGTCAAACAGACATTAGCACACCAGCAACAG CAAATGTCCAACCTTCAGATGCAAGCCCAGAGGCAGCGTGCCATCGCCCTGATGTGCAGGGTGTATGTCGGCTCTATCAGCTTTGAACTGAAGGAAGACACCATCCGTCAAGCCTTCCATCCCTTCGGTCCCATCAAGAGCATCAACATGTCCTGGGACCCCATCACCATGAAGCACAAGGGATTTGCATTTGTGGAGTATGACCTTCCTGAAGCAGCCCAGCTGGCCCTGGAGCAGATGAACGGTGTCATGATAGGTGGAAGGAATATCAAG GTTGGTCGACCAAGCAATATGCCCCAGGCACAGCCAGTAGTAGACCAAATTATGGAAGAAGCCAAGAATCAGCCGAGGATATTTGTCACATCAATCCATTCAGATCTCTCAGCTGATGATATCAAAAG TGTATTTGAAGCCTTTGGTAAAATTGTAACCTGTAATCTACCATCAGACTCTATTGGAGGAAAACACAA GGGTCATGGGTTTATTGAATACGAGAACATGCAGTCAGCTTCGGATGCCATTTCATCGATGAACCTCTTTGATCTCGGAGGCCAGTTTCTTAGAGTTGGAAGA GCCCTCGATGCCGTGACAGCACCAGCTGCAGCTGCAGCTCTCAGCATGGTGAGTGGAGCCCCGACTAGCCTCATCAACCCTACCGCCTTGACAGCTGCTCCCGGACTTCTGGCAACGCCTCAGGTCGGCATCCTGGGTATGCCCCATGCCGTCATGGCAAGTTCAGCAGCTGGAGTTATCACAG GAGTGACACCCGTCAGACCCCAGATTGCTACGATCCCTATCTCCACAGCAGCTCCTGGTGTCCTGACGACGGCCCCCGGGATGACCGCTGGCTTGATGGCCCCCACCATGGCAGTCGCAGCAACGGCCGGTATCACAACGGAACTACCCAAGGAGGAAGTGGTGGAGACGAAAGATGCAGAGCTTCCGCAGACCATCAGCGAGCAGGAGAACATGACGATATCAGGCAGCAACGCAAGGCACATGGTCATGCAGAAATTACTCAGAAAATCAGAC TCATGTGTTATGGTGTTGCGCAACATGGTGGGCGTAGAGGACCTTGACGATGACCTGGAAGGTGAGGTGACGGAAGAATGCGGCAAGTTTGGAACGGTCAACAGAGTGGTCATCTACcaagagagacagggagaggAGGAAGATGCGGAGGTCATCGTCAAAATCTTTGTGGAATTTGGAGATCCAGcag
- the LOC121424857 gene encoding poly(U)-binding-splicing factor PUF60-like isoform X1, with protein MAETNGDSEPVPLMEENHVQEPSPKKIKLELESQPAGEQQSSPPSAPQSFEFQFAEQTGPVLAGPGAKKESLLSMPGMPSMMGLPKLSSEQQEAVMRAKKYAMEQSIKSVLVKQTLAHQQQQMSNLQMQAQRQRAIALMCRVYVGSISFELKEDTIRQAFHPFGPIKSINMSWDPITMKHKGFAFVEYDLPEAAQLALEQMNGVMIGGRNIKVGRPSNMPQAQPVVDQIMEEAKNQPRIFVTSIHSDLSADDIKSVFEAFGKIVTCNLPSDSIGGKHKGHGFIEYENMQSASDAISSMNLFDLGGQFLRVGRAITPTTMTAIPAVLTGTGLPPAAAVAAAAATAKIQALDAVTAPAAAAALSMVSGAPTSLINPTALTAAPGLLATPQVGILGMPHAVMASSAAGVITGVTPVRPQIATIPISTAAPGVLTTAPGMTAGLMAPTMAVAATAGITTELPKEEVVETKDAELPQTISEQENMTISGSNARHMVMQKLLRKSDSCVMVLRNMVGVEDLDDDLEGEVTEECGKFGTVNRVVIYQERQGEEEDAEVIVKIFVEFGDPAEAEQAADALNSRWFGGRMVRAEIYDQDKFDSSDLSG; from the exons ATGGCAGAAACAAATGGAGATTCA GAGCCAGTTCCCTTGATGGAAGAAAACCATGTACAAGAACCATCCCCTAAGAAGATCAAGTTAGAGCTGGAGTCACAACCTG CAGGCGAACAGCAGTCCTCACCCCCGTCGGCACCGCAGAGCTTCGAGTTCCAGTTTGCCGAGCAGACGGGGCCGGTGCTCGCCGGCCCTGGCGCTAAGAAAGAGAGCCTGCTGTCGATGCCTGGGATGCCGTCCATGATGGGGCTACCGAAGCTGAGCTCGGAGCAGCAGGAGGCAGTGATGAGAGCTAAGAAGTACGCCATGGAGCAGAGCATCAAGAGTGTGCTGGTCAAACAGACATTAGCACACCAGCAACAG CAAATGTCCAACCTTCAGATGCAAGCCCAGAGGCAGCGTGCCATCGCCCTGATGTGCAGGGTGTATGTCGGCTCTATCAGCTTTGAACTGAAGGAAGACACCATCCGTCAAGCCTTCCATCCCTTCGGTCCCATCAAGAGCATCAACATGTCCTGGGACCCCATCACCATGAAGCACAAGGGATTTGCATTTGTGGAGTATGACCTTCCTGAAGCAGCCCAGCTGGCCCTGGAGCAGATGAACGGTGTCATGATAGGTGGAAGGAATATCAAG GTTGGTCGACCAAGCAATATGCCCCAGGCACAGCCAGTAGTAGACCAAATTATGGAAGAAGCCAAGAATCAGCCGAGGATATTTGTCACATCAATCCATTCAGATCTCTCAGCTGATGATATCAAAAG TGTATTTGAAGCCTTTGGTAAAATTGTAACCTGTAATCTACCATCAGACTCTATTGGAGGAAAACACAA GGGTCATGGGTTTATTGAATACGAGAACATGCAGTCAGCTTCGGATGCCATTTCATCGATGAACCTCTTTGATCTCGGAGGCCAGTTTCTTAGAGTTGGAAGA GCGATTACCCCTACAACAATGACTGCGATTCCCGCTGTTCTTACTGGCACTGGTCTTCCTCccgctgctgctgttgctgccGCCGCTGCTACAGCTAAGATACAG GCCCTCGATGCCGTGACAGCACCAGCTGCAGCTGCAGCTCTCAGCATGGTGAGTGGAGCCCCGACTAGCCTCATCAACCCTACCGCCTTGACAGCTGCTCCCGGACTTCTGGCAACGCCTCAGGTCGGCATCCTGGGTATGCCCCATGCCGTCATGGCAAGTTCAGCAGCTGGAGTTATCACAG GAGTGACACCCGTCAGACCCCAGATTGCTACGATCCCTATCTCCACAGCAGCTCCTGGTGTCCTGACGACGGCCCCCGGGATGACCGCTGGCTTGATGGCCCCCACCATGGCAGTCGCAGCAACGGCCGGTATCACAACGGAACTACCCAAGGAGGAAGTGGTGGAGACGAAAGATGCAGAGCTTCCGCAGACCATCAGCGAGCAGGAGAACATGACGATATCAGGCAGCAACGCAAGGCACATGGTCATGCAGAAATTACTCAGAAAATCAGAC TCATGTGTTATGGTGTTGCGCAACATGGTGGGCGTAGAGGACCTTGACGATGACCTGGAAGGTGAGGTGACGGAAGAATGCGGCAAGTTTGGAACGGTCAACAGAGTGGTCATCTACcaagagagacagggagaggAGGAAGATGCGGAGGTCATCGTCAAAATCTTTGTGGAATTTGGAGATCCAGcag
- the LOC121424857 gene encoding poly(U)-binding-splicing factor PUF60-like isoform X3, with product MAETNGDSEPVPLMEENHVQEPSPKKIKLELESQPAGEQQSSPPSAPQSFEFQFAEQTGPVLAGPGAKKESLLSMPGMPSMMGLPKLSSEQQEAVMRAKKYAMEQSIKSVLVKQTLAHQQQQMSNLQMQAQRQRAIALMCRVYVGSISFELKEDTIRQAFHPFGPIKSINMSWDPITMKHKGFAFVEYDLPEAAQLALEQMNGVMIGGRNIKVGRPSNMPQAQPVVDQIMEEAKNQPRIFVTSIHSDLSADDIKSVFEAFGKIVTCNLPSDSIGGKHKGHGFIEYENMQSASDAISSMNLFDLGGQFLRVGRAITPTTMTAIPAVLTGTGLPPAAAVAAAAATAKIQALDAVTAPAAAAALSMVSGAPTSLINPTALTAAPGLLATPQVGILGMPHAVMASSAAGVITAAPGVLTTAPGMTAGLMAPTMAVAATAGITTELPKEEVVETKDAELPQTISEQENMTISGSNARHMVMQKLLRKSDSCVMVLRNMVGVEDLDDDLEGEVTEECGKFGTVNRVVIYQERQGEEEDAEVIVKIFVEFGDPAEAEQAADALNSRWFGGRMVRAEIYDQDKFDSSDLSG from the exons ATGGCAGAAACAAATGGAGATTCA GAGCCAGTTCCCTTGATGGAAGAAAACCATGTACAAGAACCATCCCCTAAGAAGATCAAGTTAGAGCTGGAGTCACAACCTG CAGGCGAACAGCAGTCCTCACCCCCGTCGGCACCGCAGAGCTTCGAGTTCCAGTTTGCCGAGCAGACGGGGCCGGTGCTCGCCGGCCCTGGCGCTAAGAAAGAGAGCCTGCTGTCGATGCCTGGGATGCCGTCCATGATGGGGCTACCGAAGCTGAGCTCGGAGCAGCAGGAGGCAGTGATGAGAGCTAAGAAGTACGCCATGGAGCAGAGCATCAAGAGTGTGCTGGTCAAACAGACATTAGCACACCAGCAACAG CAAATGTCCAACCTTCAGATGCAAGCCCAGAGGCAGCGTGCCATCGCCCTGATGTGCAGGGTGTATGTCGGCTCTATCAGCTTTGAACTGAAGGAAGACACCATCCGTCAAGCCTTCCATCCCTTCGGTCCCATCAAGAGCATCAACATGTCCTGGGACCCCATCACCATGAAGCACAAGGGATTTGCATTTGTGGAGTATGACCTTCCTGAAGCAGCCCAGCTGGCCCTGGAGCAGATGAACGGTGTCATGATAGGTGGAAGGAATATCAAG GTTGGTCGACCAAGCAATATGCCCCAGGCACAGCCAGTAGTAGACCAAATTATGGAAGAAGCCAAGAATCAGCCGAGGATATTTGTCACATCAATCCATTCAGATCTCTCAGCTGATGATATCAAAAG TGTATTTGAAGCCTTTGGTAAAATTGTAACCTGTAATCTACCATCAGACTCTATTGGAGGAAAACACAA GGGTCATGGGTTTATTGAATACGAGAACATGCAGTCAGCTTCGGATGCCATTTCATCGATGAACCTCTTTGATCTCGGAGGCCAGTTTCTTAGAGTTGGAAGA GCGATTACCCCTACAACAATGACTGCGATTCCCGCTGTTCTTACTGGCACTGGTCTTCCTCccgctgctgctgttgctgccGCCGCTGCTACAGCTAAGATACAG GCCCTCGATGCCGTGACAGCACCAGCTGCAGCTGCAGCTCTCAGCATGGTGAGTGGAGCCCCGACTAGCCTCATCAACCCTACCGCCTTGACAGCTGCTCCCGGACTTCTGGCAACGCCTCAGGTCGGCATCCTGGGTATGCCCCATGCCGTCATGGCAAGTTCAGCAGCTGGAGTTATCACAG CAGCTCCTGGTGTCCTGACGACGGCCCCCGGGATGACCGCTGGCTTGATGGCCCCCACCATGGCAGTCGCAGCAACGGCCGGTATCACAACGGAACTACCCAAGGAGGAAGTGGTGGAGACGAAAGATGCAGAGCTTCCGCAGACCATCAGCGAGCAGGAGAACATGACGATATCAGGCAGCAACGCAAGGCACATGGTCATGCAGAAATTACTCAGAAAATCAGAC TCATGTGTTATGGTGTTGCGCAACATGGTGGGCGTAGAGGACCTTGACGATGACCTGGAAGGTGAGGTGACGGAAGAATGCGGCAAGTTTGGAACGGTCAACAGAGTGGTCATCTACcaagagagacagggagaggAGGAAGATGCGGAGGTCATCGTCAAAATCTTTGTGGAATTTGGAGATCCAGcag
- the LOC121424857 gene encoding poly(U)-binding-splicing factor PUF60-like isoform X6, whose amino-acid sequence MPGMPSMMGLPKLSSEQQEAVMRAKKYAMEQSIKSVLVKQTLAHQQQQMSNLQMQAQRQRAIALMCRVYVGSISFELKEDTIRQAFHPFGPIKSINMSWDPITMKHKGFAFVEYDLPEAAQLALEQMNGVMIGGRNIKVGRPSNMPQAQPVVDQIMEEAKNQPRIFVTSIHSDLSADDIKSVFEAFGKIVTCNLPSDSIGGKHKGHGFIEYENMQSASDAISSMNLFDLGGQFLRVGRAITPTTMTAIPAVLTGTGLPPAAAVAAAAATAKIQALDAVTAPAAAAALSMVSGAPTSLINPTALTAAPGLLATPQVGILGMPHAVMASSAAGVITGVTPVRPQIATIPISTAAPGVLTTAPGMTAGLMAPTMAVAATAGITTELPKEEVVETKDAELPQTISEQENMTISGSNARHMVMQKLLRKSDSCVMVLRNMVGVEDLDDDLEGEVTEECGKFGTVNRVVIYQERQGEEEDAEVIVKIFVEFGDPAEAEQAADALNSRWFGGRMVRAEIYDQDKFDSSDLSG is encoded by the exons ATGCCTGGGATGCCGTCCATGATGGGGCTACCGAAGCTGAGCTCGGAGCAGCAGGAGGCAGTGATGAGAGCTAAGAAGTACGCCATGGAGCAGAGCATCAAGAGTGTGCTGGTCAAACAGACATTAGCACACCAGCAACAG CAAATGTCCAACCTTCAGATGCAAGCCCAGAGGCAGCGTGCCATCGCCCTGATGTGCAGGGTGTATGTCGGCTCTATCAGCTTTGAACTGAAGGAAGACACCATCCGTCAAGCCTTCCATCCCTTCGGTCCCATCAAGAGCATCAACATGTCCTGGGACCCCATCACCATGAAGCACAAGGGATTTGCATTTGTGGAGTATGACCTTCCTGAAGCAGCCCAGCTGGCCCTGGAGCAGATGAACGGTGTCATGATAGGTGGAAGGAATATCAAG GTTGGTCGACCAAGCAATATGCCCCAGGCACAGCCAGTAGTAGACCAAATTATGGAAGAAGCCAAGAATCAGCCGAGGATATTTGTCACATCAATCCATTCAGATCTCTCAGCTGATGATATCAAAAG TGTATTTGAAGCCTTTGGTAAAATTGTAACCTGTAATCTACCATCAGACTCTATTGGAGGAAAACACAA GGGTCATGGGTTTATTGAATACGAGAACATGCAGTCAGCTTCGGATGCCATTTCATCGATGAACCTCTTTGATCTCGGAGGCCAGTTTCTTAGAGTTGGAAGA GCGATTACCCCTACAACAATGACTGCGATTCCCGCTGTTCTTACTGGCACTGGTCTTCCTCccgctgctgctgttgctgccGCCGCTGCTACAGCTAAGATACAG GCCCTCGATGCCGTGACAGCACCAGCTGCAGCTGCAGCTCTCAGCATGGTGAGTGGAGCCCCGACTAGCCTCATCAACCCTACCGCCTTGACAGCTGCTCCCGGACTTCTGGCAACGCCTCAGGTCGGCATCCTGGGTATGCCCCATGCCGTCATGGCAAGTTCAGCAGCTGGAGTTATCACAG GAGTGACACCCGTCAGACCCCAGATTGCTACGATCCCTATCTCCACAGCAGCTCCTGGTGTCCTGACGACGGCCCCCGGGATGACCGCTGGCTTGATGGCCCCCACCATGGCAGTCGCAGCAACGGCCGGTATCACAACGGAACTACCCAAGGAGGAAGTGGTGGAGACGAAAGATGCAGAGCTTCCGCAGACCATCAGCGAGCAGGAGAACATGACGATATCAGGCAGCAACGCAAGGCACATGGTCATGCAGAAATTACTCAGAAAATCAGAC TCATGTGTTATGGTGTTGCGCAACATGGTGGGCGTAGAGGACCTTGACGATGACCTGGAAGGTGAGGTGACGGAAGAATGCGGCAAGTTTGGAACGGTCAACAGAGTGGTCATCTACcaagagagacagggagaggAGGAAGATGCGGAGGTCATCGTCAAAATCTTTGTGGAATTTGGAGATCCAGcag